In Trueperaceae bacterium, the genomic stretch GAAGGTCGCCGCCCTCGAGGGGGGCGGGGCGGGCATCACCGCCAACGTCGTGGCGCCGGCCTACGTCCGTACGCCGCTGGTCGCCGCCCAGGTGGCCGATCAGGCGCGCACCCGCGGCATCGCCGAGGCCGAGGTGGAGGCCAAGGTGTTCCTCGAGAACGCCGCGGTCAAGCGGTTGCTGGAGCCCTCCGACGTCGCCGCGCTCGTCGGCTACCTGGCATCCGAGGCCGCCTGGGGCGTCACCGGCAGCGTCCACAGCATCGACCTCGGCTGGACCGCCCGGTAGGGGCTACGGCCGGGCGGGCGTCAGCGGACGGGCTCGTACACGAGCGGACCGCTCCGCGGCACCCTCTCGAGCATCCCCGCGCCGAGTACCGCGGCTACAAGGCACTGCGCAGCGACGAAGAGCCAGAACAGCGCGCCACCGGAGTTCATCACGCCCGAGTAGGCGATCGTCACGTCCGTCGCCGCGTGGAAGATGGCCGCCAGCAGCACGCTGCCGCGCGTGTGGTTGTAGAGCCACGACACCATCACGGAGGTGGCGACGATCGACGCCATGAAACCCGCGAACGGGAGCCCCGCCTGGAACGTCCCGCGCGTGAGGAAGAGCGGCAGGTGCCAGACGCCCCAGACGAGGCCGAGGAGCAGCGCCGCGGTCAGGGGAGTCGAGCGGGCCTGGAGGCGCGGTAGGGCGAAGCCCCGCCAGGCGGCCTCTTCCGTGAGGAGGAACAACCAGACGTTCAGCGCCAGAAGACCCGGCAGGCCCGCGGCTCCGACCGTGTCACCCACGTGCGTGGGGGCGCCGACGGACCTCCCGACCAGCGCGCTCACCATGGCGATCACTGGGGTGAGCAGTAGGGCGACCGCGTACCAGCGCCAAGCCACCCGGGCGCGCACCATGCGAAGCAGCACGTCGCGCAGCGCCGGCCAACCGCCGGTCAGCGCCGCCGCACCGAAGGTCGCGATCGTCAGACCGAGCCAGAACGCGAGTGAACTGGGCACGTGCCAGGAGATGATGCCCCGCTGCTGAGCGATGGTGGTGCCCCACACCGCCCAGGGCAGAGCGAACGCCAACACGAAGAACAGGCCAAGGCCGCGGTCTCTCGCCATTCAGGGCTCCCGTCCCGGCGCCTCGGCAGGCGCCACCGGCGTCGCTCGCGCCACCAGCATCAGTACAACGTAGAGGAACAGCACGGTGGTCCAGGCGTACTTGGCAAGGTCCGCGTCCAGCAGCGCCAGCGGCACGGACGTCCCGAAGACGACGGGCGTTATGAGGCTCCGTCGCAACAGGTAGCCGAAGAGCGCCGCGTCGACCCTCGGACCGAACAGATGGTTGGCGCGGGCGTAGAGCCACAGGCACGTCTGGCCGAGCCCGATGGCCGCCACCAGAGCGGCGTAGGCCATGACCGCGGGCGCGTGGTTGCCGTACTCGACCAGCAGGGCGGTGGCGTAGCCCGTCAACCCGACCAGCAGGAGCACCAGCAGGTTGAGGCGCAGGAGGCCCGCCGTGAAGCGATCGAGCAGCCCGAACAGCCGGTGGTGCGAGAGCCAGTAGGCGCCCACGACGAGGAACGAGAGCGCGTACGCCGCGAAGTCGACCCACTGCCCCGCCAGCGCGGCGACAAGGCGCTCCGGAGGCACGGCCGGCACGTGAATCTCGACGGCGAGAAGCGTCATGGCGATGGCGAACACGGCGTCGCTGAACGCCGCAGCGCGCTCCGTGTTCGTGCCGGCCGACGCCTCGACGTAGCGCCGGAAGGCGTTCACTGGGCGCCCCCGCCGCACCATGCCGACGCCGACCCGCGGGCGGTTCCGGGCGCGCGGTCGGTGGGCAGGTGGCGGCGAGTGAGGACGATGATCCGTGGCGTGGCGAGATTGTAGGGG encodes the following:
- a CDS encoding CPBP family intramembrane metalloprotease; translated protein: MARDRGLGLFFVLAFALPWAVWGTTIAQQRGIISWHVPSSLAFWLGLTIATFGAAALTGGWPALRDVLLRMVRARVAWRWYAVALLLTPVIAMVSALVGRSVGAPTHVGDTVGAAGLPGLLALNVWLFLLTEEAAWRGFALPRLQARSTPLTAALLLGLVWGVWHLPLFLTRGTFQAGLPFAGFMASIVATSVMVSWLYNHTRGSVLLAAIFHAATDVTIAYSGVMNSGGALFWLFVAAQCLVAAVLGAGMLERVPRSGPLVYEPVR
- a CDS encoding DUF1211 domain-containing protein — its product is MNAFRRYVEASAGTNTERAAAFSDAVFAIAMTLLAVEIHVPAVPPERLVAALAGQWVDFAAYALSFLVVGAYWLSHHRLFGLLDRFTAGLLRLNLLVLLLVGLTGYATALLVEYGNHAPAVMAYAALVAAIGLGQTCLWLYARANHLFGPRVDAALFGYLLRRSLITPVVFGTSVPLALLDADLAKYAWTTVLFLYVVLMLVARATPVAPAEAPGREP